Proteins co-encoded in one Flavivirga eckloniae genomic window:
- a CDS encoding protein RhiA: MSHLRMNFANEATEGTPYKLVCKNDSTVPWVFYVYQTMPSQPSDVFSLAWFASPYKLSPGSTITFDWTIDYSFVWGNTGTVSPGVNYQAGGSKSCSLTGPNMTTFSTDDNAPQLSNPVPGGQAGSLTINEASNVPNGTYSTGIGMSGQGTFVQQALTNATQVYTPEPKYWIAAATEMQMGVVLAQNIAQTAEIDFPNNTYTMYATLKSDQTWNISANQAVLNEALVDY, translated from the coding sequence ATGAGTCATTTAAGAATGAATTTTGCTAATGAAGCAACCGAAGGAACACCATATAAACTAGTGTGTAAAAACGATTCAACTGTGCCATGGGTATTTTATGTATACCAAACTATGCCGTCACAGCCATCTGATGTTTTTTCTTTAGCTTGGTTTGCTTCTCCATATAAACTTTCTCCAGGTTCAACGATAACATTCGATTGGACTATTGATTATTCATTTGTTTGGGGTAATACAGGTACTGTATCTCCAGGAGTTAATTACCAAGCTGGAGGTAGTAAATCATGTAGTCTTACTGGTCCAAACATGACAACATTTAGTACAGACGATAATGCACCACAACTTAGTAATCCTGTTCCAGGAGGACAAGCAGGGAGTTTAACTATTAATGAAGCTTCAAATGTGCCTAATGGTACTTACTCAACAGGAATAGGAATGTCTGGTCAAGGTACTTTTGTGCAACAAGCATTAACAAATGCAACTCAGGTGTACACACCAGAGCCAAAGTATTGGATTGCTGCTGCTACCGAAATGCAAATGGGAGTGGTATTAGCTCAAAACATTGCTCAAACTGCGGAAATAGATTTTCCTAATAATACTTATACCATGTATGCGACATTGAAATCGGATCAAACATGGAACATTAGTGCAAATCAAGCTGTTTTAAACGAAGCGCTTGTAGACTATTAA
- a CDS encoding carbon-nitrogen hydrolase family protein produces the protein MENLLKVALAQISPVWLNKAETLKKVEQSIVDSAKEGAELIVFGEGLVPGYPFWLALTGGAEWNKTVNKQLHAHYVSNAICIEKGDLESVCNLSKKHKIAIYLGIIERPLDRGGHSVYASLVYINEKGNIQSVHRKLQPTYDERLTWSPGDGNGLQVHPLKQFTVGGLNCWENWMPLPRAALYGLGEDLHIAVWPGGDHNTKDITRFIARESRSFVISVSSLMTKKDFPKDTPHLDQILEKAPDVLANGGSCIAGPDGEWVIEPVLDKEGLIIHTIDFNRVLEERQNFDPVGHYSRPDVTKLTVNRERQSTVAFKENTKE, from the coding sequence ATGGAAAACTTATTAAAAGTAGCACTGGCACAAATCTCGCCCGTTTGGTTAAACAAAGCAGAGACCTTAAAAAAGGTTGAACAATCTATTGTAGATAGTGCAAAAGAAGGAGCAGAACTCATTGTTTTTGGTGAAGGTTTAGTTCCTGGTTATCCATTTTGGTTGGCATTAACAGGAGGTGCCGAGTGGAATAAAACGGTAAACAAACAATTACATGCGCATTATGTGTCTAATGCCATTTGCATAGAAAAGGGTGATCTGGAATCGGTTTGTAACCTTTCAAAAAAACATAAAATAGCCATTTATCTGGGGATTATAGAACGCCCGTTAGACAGGGGAGGACATAGCGTATATGCATCCTTAGTATATATAAATGAAAAGGGAAACATTCAATCGGTACACAGAAAATTACAACCAACCTATGATGAGCGTTTAACATGGTCTCCGGGGGATGGAAACGGGCTACAGGTACATCCATTAAAACAATTTACGGTTGGAGGATTAAACTGTTGGGAAAATTGGATGCCCTTACCAAGAGCCGCTTTGTATGGCTTAGGCGAAGATTTACATATTGCTGTATGGCCAGGAGGCGATCATAATACAAAAGATATTACCCGTTTTATAGCTAGAGAATCGCGTTCTTTCGTAATATCAGTATCCAGTTTAATGACTAAAAAAGACTTTCCTAAAGATACCCCGCATTTAGATCAGATATTAGAAAAAGCTCCAGATGTTTTAGCCAATGGAGGTAGTTGTATAGCTGGCCCAGATGGAGAATGGGTTATTGAACCTGTTTTAGATAAAGAAGGTTTAATTATACATACAATCGATTTTAATCGTGTATTGGAGGAACGTCAGAACTTCGATCCTGTTGGGCATTATTCGCGCCCAGATGTAACAAAATTGACTGTTAATAGAGAACGACAGTCAACAGTTGCATTTAAAGAAAACACGAAGGAATAA
- a CDS encoding geranylgeranylglycerol-phosphate geranylgeranyltransferase: MLNRRQKHILLKFFSLFSVVRGYNILIIVIAQYMASIYILAHNRPLKQVVFDINLFMIVLASSLTIAGGYIINNFYDSEKDLINRPIKSRLDRLVSQNTKLSFYFVLNFLAVIMASSVSFKAVIFFSIYIFAIWFYSHKLKKQPFIGNLTSAILTITPFFAIFMYYKNFEKVIFVHAMFLFLIISMRELTKDLENIKGDLVQNYKTIPIAYGEKASKVMLTILAVLTLIPTYLLLFVFGVGHMYLYFYLSTLLLLGFLVFIWISETKSHYLILHNVLKLIIVLGVFSILLIDVTVVLNRI; the protein is encoded by the coding sequence ATGCTAAATAGAAGGCAAAAACATATCCTACTTAAATTTTTTAGCTTATTTTCTGTTGTTAGAGGATACAATATCTTAATTATTGTTATTGCCCAATATATGGCGTCTATTTATATTTTAGCGCACAACAGACCGTTAAAGCAAGTTGTTTTCGATATTAATTTATTTATGATTGTTTTAGCTTCTTCATTAACAATAGCCGGGGGATATATTATAAATAACTTTTACGATTCAGAAAAAGATTTAATCAACAGGCCTATTAAATCTAGGTTAGACAGGCTGGTAAGTCAGAATACAAAACTCTCTTTCTATTTTGTTTTAAACTTTTTAGCAGTTATTATGGCTAGTTCTGTTTCGTTTAAAGCAGTTATCTTTTTTTCTATTTACATTTTTGCCATTTGGTTTTATTCGCATAAATTAAAAAAGCAACCATTTATAGGTAATCTAACATCGGCTATTTTAACCATTACACCCTTTTTCGCCATTTTTATGTATTATAAAAATTTCGAAAAGGTCATTTTTGTACATGCCATGTTTTTGTTTTTAATTATTTCCATGCGAGAGCTTACCAAGGATCTAGAGAACATTAAGGGCGATTTAGTTCAGAACTATAAAACGATTCCAATTGCCTACGGCGAAAAAGCATCTAAAGTCATGCTGACTATTTTGGCTGTTTTAACTCTAATCCCTACCTATTTATTGCTGTTCGTATTTGGAGTAGGGCATATGTATTTATATTTTTATTTAAGTACATTATTATTACTTGGGTTTTTGGTGTTTATTTGGATATCGGAAACAAAGTCGCACTATCTTATTCTACATAATGTGTTAAAACTTATTATTGTTTTAGGTGTTTTTAGTATTTTGTTAATCGATGTTACCGTCGTTTTAAACAGAATCTAA
- a CDS encoding protein RhiA, translating into MILDFSKENAATQYSLKCINNSDSNWYFYIYQRMLNQEDNDVYSLVWMASPYKIGKNSFIIFTWSLEDSFWWFNTGDLQIDVVPASGGDISASLPSNNSTTFSIVDNTPKLSSAVSGTPSDKFLIKGEDNIPNYTFSTGIGMSDFATYLKQSYTNTSQEFDSNTTFWIAATTSQKQVTGVLSQTNISNAAIFSFPVNVYNLTASLGEDNLWTIS; encoded by the coding sequence ATGATCCTAGACTTTTCAAAAGAAAATGCTGCTACCCAATACTCTTTAAAGTGCATCAATAATTCAGACAGTAACTGGTACTTTTATATCTATCAGAGAATGCTCAATCAGGAAGACAATGATGTTTATTCACTGGTATGGATGGCAAGTCCTTATAAAATAGGTAAAAACTCTTTTATAATATTCACTTGGTCTTTAGAAGATTCTTTTTGGTGGTTTAATACAGGAGATTTACAAATAGATGTAGTTCCTGCTTCAGGAGGTGATATATCGGCAAGTTTACCTTCAAATAATAGTACAACATTTAGTATAGTAGACAATACACCGAAACTTTCAAGTGCCGTTTCGGGAACGCCGTCGGATAAATTTTTAATTAAAGGAGAAGATAATATACCCAATTATACTTTTTCTACAGGTATAGGAATGTCCGATTTTGCAACTTATTTAAAGCAAAGCTATACTAACACATCACAGGAATTTGATTCCAACACAACCTTTTGGATCGCAGCCACAACATCTCAAAAGCAGGTAACAGGAGTACTTAGCCAAACCAATATTTCAAATGCGGCAATATTTTCATTTCCCGTTAATGTTTATAACCTAACAGCTTCTCTGGGAGAAGATAATTTATGGACAATTTCATGA
- a CDS encoding tetratricopeptide repeat-containing sensor histidine kinase encodes MVEIKLLIISLLFLHFTPSLLLKDQSGENLLDTQIKKKIKEFSSEINFCKASQFFIKKNWDSTLVYSMKQLSQTNNSDLTDYCYYYRGISFKQKKLLEEAKKELNKISGNFSFYHKVRLSLGEILLSQNEFKKAINYFLEIEKLPENIDFGFKRSVVLHNLGISYLHLNQFDKAERYLLKSSELHVLEKDTIVLIGSYADLANLYYVQYKDSQAIPYFEKAYHLSKTINDFDLKRKTALNMAVVEENRKNFKQALIYRKEFEKWKDSLSDQNKVWEIAQFEKKHAINQKQKEITLLEIENTHKAKERNWLFYSCVALLLLLGIGSLLYNQKIKSNKIILAQKAELNNLNATKDKLFSVVSHDLRSAVNALKKSNTKLSENLETKNIEKLGKLLKKNSAIANGTYNLLDNLLHWALLQTKQPYFKKELLRLFYIVEQTAYNYKSLMLDKNIHFENLVFKDDWAFVDQESLKIVLRNLLDNAIKFSKQDGLIKIYTLNKNDVYCDLVIEDTGLGINDETRQELLKETVMLSKKRNENSIGTGLGLQLCKSMVKKNDGKFMIESEEEKGTKIIVSLHKNQKNG; translated from the coding sequence ATGGTTGAAATTAAACTATTAATAATTTCTTTACTGTTTTTGCATTTTACACCCTCGCTTCTACTTAAAGATCAATCTGGTGAAAATTTATTGGATACACAGATAAAGAAAAAAATTAAGGAATTTAGTTCTGAAATTAATTTCTGCAAAGCATCCCAGTTCTTTATAAAAAAGAATTGGGATTCAACTTTAGTTTACTCAATGAAACAGTTGAGTCAGACTAACAATAGCGATCTTACCGACTATTGCTATTATTATAGAGGTATTAGTTTCAAGCAAAAAAAACTTCTGGAAGAAGCTAAAAAGGAACTTAACAAAATATCTGGCAATTTTTCATTTTATCATAAAGTACGGTTGTCTTTAGGAGAAATCCTGTTAAGTCAAAATGAATTTAAAAAAGCGATAAACTATTTTTTGGAAATAGAAAAGTTGCCTGAAAATATCGATTTTGGCTTTAAAAGAAGTGTTGTTTTACATAATTTAGGAATTAGCTATTTACATCTTAATCAATTCGATAAAGCAGAACGGTACTTGCTTAAAAGTTCAGAATTGCACGTTTTAGAAAAAGACACTATTGTTTTAATAGGATCGTATGCAGATTTAGCCAACTTGTATTATGTACAATATAAAGATAGCCAAGCCATTCCATATTTTGAAAAAGCATACCATCTATCAAAAACAATTAACGATTTTGATTTAAAAAGAAAAACAGCACTAAACATGGCTGTGGTAGAAGAAAATAGAAAAAATTTCAAGCAAGCATTAATCTATAGGAAAGAATTTGAAAAGTGGAAAGACTCGTTGAGCGATCAAAATAAAGTTTGGGAAATAGCGCAATTCGAAAAGAAGCACGCAATCAATCAAAAACAAAAAGAGATCACCTTGCTTGAAATAGAAAACACACATAAAGCAAAGGAGAGAAATTGGCTTTTTTATTCTTGTGTTGCACTATTGTTATTATTAGGAATAGGCTCTTTACTTTACAATCAGAAAATTAAGAGCAATAAAATTATTCTAGCACAAAAAGCAGAATTAAACAATTTGAATGCAACAAAAGACAAGTTATTTTCTGTAGTGAGTCACGATTTAAGATCGGCAGTTAACGCACTTAAAAAAAGTAACACAAAGTTATCTGAAAATTTAGAAACTAAGAATATTGAGAAATTAGGTAAACTTCTAAAAAAGAATAGTGCTATAGCAAATGGCACTTATAATCTATTGGATAATTTACTCCACTGGGCTTTATTACAAACCAAACAACCTTATTTTAAAAAAGAGCTATTACGTTTGTTTTATATCGTAGAGCAAACAGCGTACAACTACAAGTCATTGATGCTCGACAAAAATATACATTTTGAAAATCTGGTTTTTAAAGACGATTGGGCCTTTGTAGACCAAGAATCTTTAAAAATAGTACTTAGAAACTTGTTGGATAATGCCATAAAGTTTTCCAAACAAGATGGTCTTATAAAAATATATACACTTAACAAAAACGATGTTTACTGCGATCTGGTCATAGAAGATACTGGATTGGGCATAAACGATGAAACAAGGCAAGAACTCTTAAAAGAAACTGTCATGCTTTCTAAAAAAAGAAATGAAAACAGTATAGGAACAGGATTGGGACTGCAGTTATGCAAGTCGATGGTTAAGAAAAATGATGGCAAGTTTATGATTGAAAGTGAAGAAGAAAAAGGAACAAAAATAATTGTATCACTCCATAAAAATCAAAAAAATGGATAA
- a CDS encoding LytR/AlgR family response regulator transcription factor, with protein sequence MDKVNVLVIEDTLADSDALAKVLLANDYNLVGVATTYNEALTLFYENKVDIVIIDVFLNGNAEGIAFAETISIVPDKSIPFIFLTSSCDREIFDRAKLTQPFGFLLKPFNELEILYAIEMAIEKFNNQTDVFLSEERDTVITNEYLFVKKGKALKKVLIDDIVYIEVEERYCNIITEKERFVILISLTKILKTLDATKFCRTHRNHIINIEKIVEIIPTDNLIVLSGNHKAILSDKYKDLIKKIRVLK encoded by the coding sequence ATGGATAAAGTAAATGTATTAGTTATAGAAGACACTTTAGCCGATAGCGACGCCTTAGCAAAAGTACTTTTAGCTAATGATTATAATTTAGTTGGGGTTGCAACTACCTATAACGAGGCTTTAACTCTATTTTACGAAAATAAAGTAGATATCGTTATTATTGATGTTTTCTTAAATGGTAATGCAGAAGGAATTGCCTTTGCAGAAACCATTAGTATCGTACCGGACAAGTCAATACCATTTATATTCTTAACTAGCTCATGCGATCGCGAAATATTTGATAGAGCAAAACTCACGCAACCTTTTGGCTTTTTATTAAAACCTTTTAATGAATTAGAGATTTTATACGCCATAGAAATGGCTATAGAAAAGTTTAATAACCAAACAGACGTATTTTTAAGTGAAGAGCGAGATACGGTAATAACCAACGAGTACTTATTTGTTAAAAAAGGGAAGGCGCTAAAAAAAGTACTTATAGACGATATTGTTTATATAGAAGTAGAAGAACGGTATTGTAACATAATAACCGAAAAAGAACGGTTTGTAATTTTAATATCACTAACTAAAATTTTAAAAACTTTAGACGCTACAAAGTTTTGTAGAACACATAGAAACCATATTATAAATATTGAAAAAATTGTAGAAATAATACCCACCGATAACTTAATAGTATTATCTGGAAATCATAAAGCAATTCTTAGTGATAAATACAAAGACCTTATAAAAAAGATTCGGGTTTTAAAGTAA